Proteins encoded together in one Dermacentor variabilis isolate Ectoservices chromosome 2, ASM5094787v1, whole genome shotgun sequence window:
- the LOC142573199 gene encoding uncharacterized protein LOC142573199, with the protein MKFAIAVALIVAAAVTARPRSKRAAYELPDGAELVVGSIKTTFECPAKNGYFADVDNECLIFHVCNVVTHADGHTEVQQFSFFCGNQTMFNQLSLTCAFPEDAVPCQNAPDFFYVNDNIGIPDAPFLTDADVEKASALIAGARKSKA; encoded by the exons ATGAAGTTCGCCATTGCAGTCG CTCTCATTGTTGCCGCGGCCGTCACCGCCAGGCCTAGG AGCAAGCGGGCGGCCTACGAACTTCCGGACGGCGCCGAGCTGGTGGTGGGCAGCATCAAGACGACCTTCGAGTGTCCGGCCAAGAATGGCTACTTCGCCGATGTCGACAACGAATGCCTCATCTTCCACGTCTGCAATGTTGTCACGCACGCGGACGGGCACACAGAGGTCCAGCAGTTCAGCTTCTTCTGCGGAAACCAGACCA TGTTCAACCAGCTGAGCCTGACGTGCGCCTTCCCGGAGGACGCTGTGCCGTGCCAGAACGCGCCCGACTTCTTCTACGTGAACGACAACATTGGCATTCCGGACGCTCCATTCCTGACGGACGCGGACGTCGAGAAGGCATCCGCACTCATCGCTGGCGCCAGGAAGAGCAAGGCCTAG